Within the Zea mays cultivar B73 chromosome 10, Zm-B73-REFERENCE-NAM-5.0, whole genome shotgun sequence genome, the region ATACGTTTACTACAGTACTATTTTTCTATAATTACGGTAATGCTATTGGCAAGTTGGCTTATGTAAGATTGAAAAAATTGTATTTTAACTGTTTAGCAACATGCCATGTACTGCGTTTCATACTTGCTGATATATATTTCTGCACCTACAACTACAATATTGCAGAGGCCTGGCTTTGGGCGTGGTGGCGGCAGCGGCTTCGGCGCAGGCCCAACCTCTTCTTCCATGGAGTGAAGTTGCCCTTGGTTTGGACATGGTGTTTCCCTTCGCATGTGGCCTTTAGTTTTGAAGGACAGTTATTATGTACTAGTAATATTACTCGGATCGGCCAGTGCTGACATATGCAAAAAAATGTTCTGTCGTTATACATTGGTTCCAGTATTATTGTCTTCGCAAAACTCTTGGGTTTTCAAGTTACTACTTTTTCACTGATATACGAGTAATCGTCCTGCGTTTGGTGGTTGGCTGATCTGATCGGTTGGTCATGCTGGGATGTTGTTTTGTTCGTATGTTGTGTCGTCTAGCTGTTTCTGTTTGGACCCAAGAAGTTCTAATCTGTCAAGTAACTGTAGCAGATATAATCTCTGAGAACTGGTTGTGTAGTGATATTAGCCATGATGTTCTGATGGTACGAGCCTTCCTGGGGTTGTCTTTTATATTTGCAGATGATTGCATGTATAACATGTTGGTCCAGGAttggtttgttttttttcttttgttttttccGGCTTGTTTGCCTCTATGTTCCAGCAACTGATAGTTGTCTTTTATATTAGCGGAAGCAGATGATGTACAAGTATGGCATATATGTGTTGTATTGAGATGATGTACACGTATTGCATTCCAATACATAAAAAGTCGAAAGATGAGCCTTCATGTTAGACATGATTATTTAATTTATAAATGATTCATTAATTTTTTTAATGATTTTTTACATTATTTAATCTGTCGCCACTGCAACAAGTGCAGACAAGCTGCAACTTCATTGTGAGATAGCTTTATCATGATTCGTTCTTTTTTAGTTATcgtattttagtttaaaaatgaacaAAAGACCATAAATATATcgcattttagtttaaaaataaaaggACGATAAATACGAGAACGGAGGTCTTAGATTACACAGTTTTTGAACTGTTTAGCTTTAGCTTACGGCTTACAGAGTAACTAAATAGAGGGTTATAAGAATACAAATCTATTTGTCTTACACCACAATCTAAGCATCTCAAGTTAATATAGACACGCAACATAAACTAAACAACTATAAAAAACAAAGCGTtgtaaataaaaaaataaaacttaaaaggagaccaaattaacacatatataaatataaaAGGAGGAATGGTACATTGTGGTGTTCAATTAAAAACAAGCTTCAATGATCGAATGGACATGAAAGAGACACGTCTGAGGGAAAGAAAAAGGCTCGACCATAATGGTGAGATCTCGGCGCAATGCATCTTAGCGTTGAGGTTTTGCCACGTCACTATACTCTATGCATGGTACCCATAGATGTGTTCTAGACGCCATGAATTATAATGCAGATCTCGTATATCTGAAGACAATATATCCAAATATAGCATTATTTCCTCGTTGGAACATAATATTTTTTTACGAAAAtagataaataataataataaaaaaaactGGAAACGAGGGGTGGTGGTCCAGCACCGGAGGTCGTCAAGGGCGCGCGGCATGATCAGCTGAACACGGACGCACGCACGCGTGCGGCGTGCCTGGGTGCCCTGGGACCGTCCGTCCGTGTTGCGAGGGGCGAGGGTGACGCCTGCCTGCGCCGCGCCGTGGGGCGCACTAGCAGTTTCCGCCCTCCACGCCCCACAATGCCAGCAGCCAGATCCCGTCGGCGTGCCCGTGCCCGTGCTCGCGGCCGCAGCCTTGCGCCCTTGCCGGTGCCGGTGGCGccacccagcagcagcagcagcgtggCAGGCAAGGTGCTCCGTGGCCCCGTCCCTGGCGCGCGTGCCCGTGGCAGGCGCCGGCCCGAGGAGGCGAAGAAGTCACGGTCAGATCGGCGGCTCTGACCGATGCCCGCCGGCAGACACGACAAGGCTGACCTCAGGTGCGTGCCTGCCGCCCGCCAACTGAATCGCCAGGGAGTGGGCGTGGGAGTGGAGTGGCGTTTTCCCCGCGATCGAATCAAATAGGGCCGTGCGGGCGGCGGTGTGCGTGCCGTGCCTACAAGGAGAAGCGTGCGTGGAGAACCGACTGGGTCGCGATCACGTGACGACCCTGGACCGATCGATCGTCCGGCAGAGGTGGAGATCGGCGAGGATCTCAATCTCATCGTGAGCCGGACGCGCAGCGCGCGGTAATTTGTTTCGGGATCAGCGCCGGTGGGTGCCGCCGCGGGCGGCGTAGGCGAACCTCGCTCGCATCGGCATCGGTGCGGGGTGGAATCCACAAGTCAATGCTGCACGTACGTAGGTTCACGGCTCACGATGCGGGGGCCACCGGCGTTGCGACAGAGACCCGTCGTACCCGGCTGGAGAGCGCCCTTGCCGTGTGGTATGGTATCTGACCGTCGAGTCGAATCCAATAGCAGCACAGCACCGTACTCTGCGCGGCCTTGCCGCGTCCGTTGATTtggaaaaaataaaaaagaacagACGTGAGCAGCCCGGCACAGTATCTATAGTCTACTGCAATCCGGGTTTCCGGCGGACGTTTCCTAATCAGCCAGCTAATACCATATGCCTGGGCTGGGCTGTGGCCGCCCCCGGCAAGCAAGTAACCTTCACATGGGCAGACAGGCGTTGCGTTGCGTGGCGTTCTACACGAGCAGCTTTCCTGCGACACATGGTTTGCCCAACCGCCCCGGAGCACACGGTTCAGGTTCACCGACCCCGGAGCATGCCATCGGCCAGCCGAGACGCGATCCTTCTGAAACACAGCGAGTGAGTCGCGGCCGAGTCTCGCGGAGTGGTGGGCGCCGCGAGTGCACACTACACACCACTCCTGCACTTGTCTATTTCTACCGGCCGCTGACCTGACCGAGGGGCACCTCCAGCTTTCTACTCTACTACCTGCAGGAGTGCAGGCTGCAGGCGCACACGCAACTCGCAGCCGACCACGCCCCCCGCAGGCCGcgatgccgccgccgccgcagcagcAGCCCCCGCACCGGCACGCCAAGACGGACTCGGAGGTGACGTCCAGCATGGCGGCGTCGTCCCCGCCGCGTGCGGCCTACTACGTGCAGTCGCCGAGCCACGACGACGGCGAGAACAAGACGGCCGCGTCCTCCTTCCACTCGTCCCCTGCGGCATCCCCGCCGCGGTCGGCGTCCAGgcactcctcctcctcctcccgcttCTCCGCCAGCGCAAAGGGCACCGCCTCCGGCGCCGGCGGCGGCCGGCGACGCGGCAGCGCGTGGGCGAAGGAGGCGGCCATCGAGGAGGAGGGCCTGCTCGGCGTGGACGACGGCAGCGGCGGCGATGGAGACGGCCGCGGCGGGATCCCCAGGCGGGCGCGCTACTTGCTCGGCTTCGCGGGCGCCTTCCTCGGCCTGTTCCTCCTCTTCGCGCTCGTCCTCTGGGGCGCCAGCCGCAACCAGCGCCCCGTCGTGGCCCTGCGCGCCGTCACGTTCCACCGCTTCGTCGTCCAGGCCGGCACCGACGCGTCGCTCGTGCCCACCGAGATGGCCTCGCTCAACGCCACCGTCAGCCTCACCTTCCGCAACGTCGGTACCTTCTTCGGCGTCCACGTCTCCGCCGACCCCGTCACGCTCCACTACGCGCAGCTCCAGCTCGCGTCGGGCAACGTACGTATTAAGCGCCGATCGGTGATCATTCGGCCGGATCGATTTCACAGGGCCCTAGCTACTCGCtgtttgagagagagagagagagagagagagagagagagcttctTCATTATGTTTTGTCGCGCGCAGATGAAGTACTTCTACCAGCCCCGGAGGAGCCAGCGGAgcctggcggtggcggtggtcgGCGACAAGGTGCCCCTGTACGGCGGCGGGGCGGGGCTGAGCAGCACCCCGACGACGCTGCCGCCGCCGAGGAAGCGCGCGCCGCCGGTGGTGGTGCCGCCGCCGCCCGTGCCGCTGCGGCTGGCCGTGCGGGTGCGGTCGCGCGCGTTCGTGCTGGGGAGCCTGGTCAAGCCCAAGTTCTACAGCGAGGCGCAGTGCAGCGTCACCATGGACCAGGCCAGGCTCGGTAAGCCAGTCTCCCTCAACAAGGCATGCACCTACACACACTAGCTTGGCTAGGCTACATACATACGCCTGCTGCCGTGGGTCGTCTCGTCGCCACCATGCATGGTCGTCGCGTCGTgaactttgcccttcttcttgaacAACACACACTCTCTCTCAGTCTCTCTCTCCCTTCGCTTTTCTGCGTGCGTGCGTTTGTTGGTCGCTTGTCTTGTACATAGAAATTTTTAGTTTCTGGTGTACGTAGGAGAGTTTTGAGTGAGATGGAATAAGAATCAGGCATTATTTCCCTCATACGGCGTTTCCGATTGCGTGACATGCCGTGGAGGGCATGTAAAATGTCGGTGAAATTCAATGCGCCTGTTTGGTGAAATTCAATGCGCTCGAAGCAGACGTAAGATTCTGGTGAAATACACCTAAAAATTCACGGCCGCGCATGTAATATAGCTTCTTCAGGTGAAGTTTGGACCCCGGCCGACAGTCACCGACCGCAAGTGCTCATCCGGTGAGGTTTGTCAGTTAGATTCAAATCCACTACCGTTCATATAAATCCGATTCTTTTTTTTAGATCTGACAAATGTAACACGGAGCCTTCGCAATGAATGAATGAATGATTgaataaacaaataaataaaaaccGAGCCTCCCTACCTCcttaaaaaaaagagaaaacaaccacaaagataagatggatctgagATAAATGAGCGCGCGCGTCCGTATCACTCTTACAAAgttgccggggggggggggggggggggggggggggggggcacgtacaagatgCGAGTGTATTATATAACCAGCGCAGTACCCTGTTCTAGCGATGCTGTCATACtgagggggtgtttggttctgtggactaaagtttagccagggtcacatcaagcgtttgactttcaagtaggagtatgaaatatagacccaaccaactgtactagattcgtctcactttttaatcttcggctgagaaattagttttataattcgactacatttaataccccgaacggatgttcaaacattcgatgtgataggggctaaattttagcaggggcaaaccaaacaccccctgagAGTGACGATGCCTCAGTCAGACAGGCCAGTCAGTTCGGCCGGTCCTGGAGGGGGCAAGTGGAGCGTCCGCACCGGGCCTCCGATTTTGGAAGGGCCTCAAGTAATATAATGTACATATAATTTTAGATGTGTGTCTAGTATGGCCGCTTCACTTGACTCTTTTCGCAGGGCAATTCTGACGTTGAGGTAAACAATCTATTATCTGAGTTGAAGGTTTTGAAGTTAAGTTTGCCTGAAATACCAATGTCTTCTATGGAGATTTTTTAGTATGTTTGGCAAATAgatctgtatccaaatatttcaatCGCTTGTTGGATATTGTTTACTGTGCTTGTGACTGTGGCATCAGCTTAGAGAAGCTTTTCAAAGTTGAAATTGTGGAAGAACTATTAAGGTCAACAATGTCTCAAGATCGGCTCAACGGATTGACTACTTTATGTATTGAGAAAAATTATTAGACGAGATTGATAGCAACACTATTATCAATGACTTCGCATCAAGAAACATTAAAAGAAAATTTTGAGATAATAtgtacaaagatttgaagttgtttTGATTATTATAGATTTTTATCATTC harbors:
- the LOC100191285 gene encoding uncharacterized protein isoform X2; its protein translation is MGRQALRCVAFYTSSFPATHGLPNRPGAHGSGSPTPEHAIGQPRRDPSETQRLSTLLPAGVQAAGAHATRSRPRPPQAAMPPPPQQQPPHRHAKTDSEVTSSMAASSPPRAAYYVQSPSHDDGENKTAASSFHSSPAASPPRSASRHSSSSSRFSASAKGTASGAGGGRRRGSAWAKEAAIEEEGLLGVDDGSGGDGDGRGGIPRRARYLLGFAGAFLGLFLLFALVLWGASRNQRPVVALRAVTFHRFVVQAGTDASLVPTEMASLNATVSLTFRNVGTFFGVHVSADPVTLHYAQLQLASGNMKYFYQPRRSQRSLAVAVVGDKVPLYGGGAGLSSTPTTLPPPRKRAPPVVVPPPPVPLRLAVRVRSRAFVLGSLVKPKFYSEAQCSVTMDQARLGKPVSLNKACTYTH
- the LOC100191285 gene encoding uncharacterized protein isoform X1; protein product: MGRQALRCVAFYTSSFPATHGLPNRPGAHGSGSPTPEHAIGQPRRDPSETQRLSTLLPAGVQAAGAHATRSRPRPPQAAMPPPPQQQPPHRHAKTDSEVTSSMAASSPPRAAYYVQSPSHDDGENKTAASSFHSSPAASPPRSASRHSSSSSRFSASAKGTASGAGGGRRRGSAWAKEAAIEEEGLLGVDDGSGGDGDGRGGIPRRARYLLGFAGAFLGLFLLFALVLWGASRNQRPVVALRAVTFHRFVVQAGTDASLVPTEMASLNATVSLTFRNVGTFFGVHVSADPVTLHYAQLQLASGNVRIKRRSVIIRPDRFHRALATRCLRERERERERESFFIMFCRAQMKYFYQPRRSQRSLAVAVVGDKVPLYGGGAGLSSTPTTLPPPRKRAPPVVVPPPPVPLRLAVRVRSRAFVLGSLVKPKFYSEAQCSVTMDQARLGKPVSLNKACTYTH
- the LOC100191285 gene encoding uncharacterized protein LOC100191285 codes for the protein MPPPPQQQPPHRHAKTDSEVTSSMAASSPPRAAYYVQSPSHDDGENKTAASSFHSSPAASPPRSASRHSSSSSRFSASAKGTASGAGGGRRRGSAWAKEAAIEEEGLLGVDDGSGGDGDGRGGIPRRARYLLGFAGAFLGLFLLFALVLWGASRNQRPVVALRAVTFHRFVVQAGTDASLVPTEMASLNATVSLTFRNVGTFFGVHVSADPVTLHYAQLQLASGNMKYFYQPRRSQRSLAVAVVGDKVPLYGGGAGLSSTPTTLPPPRKRAPPVVVPPPPVPLRLAVRVRSRAFVLGSLVKPKFYSEAQCSVTMDQARLGKPVSLNKACTYTH
- the LOC100191285 gene encoding uncharacterized protein isoform X3; translation: MPPPPQQQPPHRHAKTDSEVTSSMAASSPPRAAYYVQSPSHDDGENKTAASSFHSSPAASPPRSASRHSSSSSRFSASAKGTASGAGGGRRRGSAWAKEAAIEEEGLLGVDDGSGGDGDGRGGIPRRARYLLGFAGAFLGLFLLFALVLWGASRNQRPVVALRAVTFHRFVVQAGTDASLVPTEMASLNATVSLTFRNVGTFFGVHVSADPVTLHYAQLQLASGNVRIKRRSVIIRPDRFHRALATRCLRERERERERESFFIMFCRAQMKYFYQPRRSQRSLAVAVVGDKVPLYGGGAGLSSTPTTLPPPRKRAPPVVVPPPPVPLRLAVRVRSRAFVLGSLVKPKFYSEAQCSVTMDQARLGKPVSLNKACTYTH